Proteins encoded in a region of the Dorea longicatena genome:
- a CDS encoding ABC transporter ATP-binding protein: MDQDTIIKVDHVSMKFNLSSEKVDNFKEYLIKRIKNNLKYDEFWALTDVNFEVKRGESVALIGLNGCGKSTMLKVIAGVLKPTKGSVSVGGTIAPMIELGAGFDMDLTARENVYLNGAILGYNRAQMNEYYDDLVEFSELEEFMDVPIKNFSSGMLARLAFSIATIGKPDILIVDEVLSVGDFRFQEKCEKRIQGMMKEDTTILFVSHSIDQVKKICKRAIWIEKGHIRDDGPSDIVGTEFERAYYAGELSE, from the coding sequence ATGGATCAGGATACGATCATAAAAGTAGATCATGTTTCGATGAAGTTTAATTTATCGAGCGAAAAAGTAGATAATTTTAAGGAATATTTGATTAAAAGAATAAAAAACAATTTGAAATACGATGAGTTTTGGGCACTGACAGATGTTAACTTCGAAGTAAAAAGGGGAGAGTCAGTTGCACTGATCGGATTAAATGGTTGTGGGAAAAGTACAATGTTAAAGGTAATTGCCGGTGTATTGAAGCCGACGAAAGGATCTGTCTCAGTTGGCGGGACAATTGCTCCTATGATTGAATTAGGTGCGGGATTCGATATGGATTTAACTGCAAGAGAAAATGTATATTTAAATGGGGCAATTCTGGGATATAACAGAGCTCAGATGAATGAATATTATGATGATCTTGTGGAATTTTCCGAATTGGAAGAGTTTATGGATGTTCCTATTAAGAATTTTTCGTCGGGAATGTTAGCAAGACTTGCTTTTTCGATTGCGACAATAGGAAAACCGGATATTTTAATTGTAGATGAGGTTTTGTCTGTTGGAGATTTCAGATTTCAGGAAAAATGTGAAAAACGAATCCAGGGAATGATGAAAGAAGATACAACAATTTTATTTGTATCACATAGCATTGATCAGGTGAAAAAGATTTGCAAAAGAGCAATTTGGATCGAAAAGGGACATATTCGTGATGATGGCCCTAGTGACATTGTGGGAACAGAGTTTGAACGAGCTTATTATGCAGGAGAACTATCTGAATAA
- a CDS encoding glycosyltransferase family 2 protein yields MDVTIVIPTKNAGRLFEKVLKKVFAQETTYEYEVICVDSGSSDNTIEIIKKFPCKLYEIPASEFGHGKTRNYGASKGTGEYIVFITQDAMPASSKWLQNFIDAMKSDPEIVGGFGIHYPYPDCNVIDKRDLYYHFKNFGDDNTIFQITDENRQRYKEEEGYRHLLSFFSDNNSCIRRDIFEKYPYKDVSFAEDQIWAKQMIELGYKKLYSPFAPVYHSHNYKLSTYFMRYYDEYKGLYYLQNYQIAKSWTRLPLMIAKHTISDARYIRHLEMSKKEKIHWMLYSMSRNFSRYCGGYLGGKYDSYSSKKKKWLDHKISQQYKQRKA; encoded by the coding sequence GTGGATGTTACAATTGTAATTCCAACAAAAAATGCGGGCAGATTATTTGAAAAAGTACTGAAAAAGGTATTTGCACAGGAAACTACGTATGAATATGAAGTGATTTGTGTTGATTCCGGTTCCAGTGATAATACAATTGAAATAATCAAGAAGTTCCCGTGCAAATTGTACGAGATTCCGGCTTCGGAATTTGGTCATGGGAAGACCAGAAATTATGGGGCTTCCAAGGGAACAGGAGAATATATTGTTTTTATTACACAGGATGCAATGCCGGCATCATCAAAATGGCTTCAGAATTTTATTGATGCAATGAAATCGGATCCGGAAATTGTCGGTGGCTTCGGAATTCATTATCCATATCCGGATTGCAATGTAATTGATAAAAGGGATTTATATTATCATTTTAAGAATTTCGGCGATGATAATACAATTTTTCAAATAACTGATGAAAACAGGCAACGCTATAAGGAAGAAGAAGGATATAGACATTTACTGTCGTTCTTTTCGGATAATAATTCGTGTATACGAAGAGACATATTTGAAAAGTATCCTTATAAAGATGTTTCTTTTGCCGAAGACCAGATTTGGGCTAAACAAATGATTGAGTTGGGATATAAAAAATTGTATTCTCCATTCGCTCCGGTTTATCATTCACACAATTATAAGCTGTCTACATATTTTATGAGATACTATGATGAATATAAAGGACTTTATTATCTCCAGAATTATCAGATCGCAAAATCATGGACAAGACTTCCATTGATGATTGCGAAGCATACGATATCAGATGCGAGATATATCCGGCATCTGGAAATGAGTAAAAAAGAAAAGATACATTGGATGTTGTATTCAATGTCAAGAAATTTTAGTCGTTATTGTGGCGGCTATTTGGGAGGAAAATACGACAGTTATTCATCAAAGAAAAAGAAGTGGCTCGATCATAAAATTTCTCAACAATATAAACAAAGGAAGGCGTAG
- a CDS encoding glycosyltransferase family 4 protein, with translation MTVQEFCKKIIPFLRKKGVKGVYRKLLEKTNVVPAKNQFLYDFDFLVDDVKIPFEENEYKIHKNDEVKILNWVIPEMGKGSGGHLNIFRFVSFLEKMGFHSRIYLFKAPSLHDNKSVRDFLKENFPILDERVEAYWDVKYAKFAHATIATSWETAYFVRNFDNTVSKFYFVQDYEPFFFPHGSYYELAKNTYKFGFRGITAGDWIKDKLISDFGMKADSFGFSYDKDMYVPLKKKGTTKRVFFYARPVTPRRDFEIGLFALDLLCKKMPEVEVVFAGWDISTFEIPFKHKDMGIMSIDKLSKVYSQCDLCLIISNTNLSLLPLEVMASNSVAVCSKGENSTWLVNEENSVLVEYEPRNIAETMEYYLKNTDKLAEIRKKGLDFAQSTSWEKEAEKVRDALLKGIKEDEK, from the coding sequence ATGACTGTACAGGAATTTTGTAAAAAAATCATACCTTTTTTAAGGAAAAAAGGTGTAAAAGGAGTATATAGAAAGCTTTTGGAAAAAACAAATGTTGTACCTGCTAAAAATCAATTTTTATATGATTTTGATTTCTTGGTTGATGATGTGAAAATTCCATTTGAGGAAAATGAATATAAAATTCATAAAAATGATGAAGTGAAAATATTGAACTGGGTTATACCTGAAATGGGAAAAGGATCGGGGGGACATTTAAATATTTTCAGATTTGTTTCTTTCTTAGAAAAAATGGGATTTCACAGCAGAATATATTTATTTAAGGCCCCATCTTTACATGATAATAAATCGGTAAGAGATTTTTTGAAAGAAAATTTCCCGATTTTAGATGAAAGAGTAGAAGCTTACTGGGATGTGAAGTATGCAAAATTTGCACATGCAACGATTGCTACTTCATGGGAAACTGCATATTTTGTGAGAAATTTTGATAATACAGTTTCAAAATTTTATTTTGTACAAGATTATGAACCGTTTTTCTTCCCACATGGTTCGTATTATGAATTAGCAAAAAATACGTATAAATTTGGGTTTAGAGGAATTACAGCAGGAGATTGGATAAAAGATAAACTGATTTCTGATTTTGGAATGAAAGCTGATAGTTTCGGCTTTTCGTATGATAAAGATATGTATGTGCCATTGAAGAAAAAAGGAACTACGAAGAGAGTATTCTTTTATGCAAGACCTGTTACACCGAGACGAGACTTCGAAATCGGATTATTTGCGCTTGATTTGTTATGTAAGAAAATGCCAGAAGTCGAAGTTGTTTTTGCAGGATGGGATATAAGTACTTTTGAAATTCCGTTCAAACATAAAGATATGGGAATTATGAGTATAGATAAGTTATCGAAGGTATATTCGCAATGTGATTTATGTTTGATTATTTCGAATACAAACTTATCCTTACTCCCATTGGAAGTTATGGCATCAAATTCTGTGGCAGTTTGCTCAAAGGGAGAAAATAGTACTTGGCTTGTGAATGAAGAAAATTCTGTTTTAGTTGAATATGAACCTAGAAATATTGCGGAAACTATGGAGTATTATTTGAAAAATACCGATAAACTTGCGGAAATTAGAAAAAAAGGTCTGGATTTTGCGCAGTCGACTTCTTGGGAAAAAGAGGCTGAAAAAGTACGTGATGCGTTACTGAAAGGAATAAAGGAAGATGAAAAATAA
- a CDS encoding NAD-dependent epimerase/dehydratase family protein, protein MKNKKILIVGGNGFIGRNLARMLSKREDLEVYSFDLALPKEEMTGVQYIEGDFFDDLVLENAVKGMDLIIHSLSTVNPGNSNEKYMQGYGRDFLQTIKLCKMLIDQGSNMIFLSSGGTVYGVQEEQPIKEDALPVPINHYGSVKLCIENVIRTFNSQRHTKMRIARISNPFGPGQDYHKGVGFVDAAIKKSICKETLEIWGDGENIRDYIYIEDVCKMLEALVDYEGEEEVFNLSSNEGISQNMVIDILKKIDGEFEVAYKPARSVDVRKIVLDNSKIKQIYKGEIRTFETGVKEYYSYLTNKINSGRK, encoded by the coding sequence ATGAAAAATAAGAAAATTCTTATTGTGGGTGGAAATGGATTTATAGGCAGAAATCTTGCGAGAATGTTATCGAAAAGAGAAGATTTAGAGGTCTATTCATTTGACTTGGCATTGCCCAAAGAAGAAATGACGGGCGTCCAATATATAGAAGGTGATTTCTTTGATGATCTTGTTCTTGAAAATGCTGTTAAAGGAATGGATTTAATTATTCATTCCCTGAGTACGGTGAATCCTGGAAATTCTAATGAAAAATATATGCAGGGATATGGAAGAGACTTTTTACAGACTATCAAACTGTGCAAGATGTTAATAGATCAGGGGTCAAATATGATTTTCTTGTCTTCAGGAGGAACTGTTTACGGAGTACAGGAAGAACAGCCAATCAAAGAAGATGCATTGCCTGTTCCGATAAATCATTATGGAAGCGTTAAATTATGTATTGAAAATGTTATTCGTACGTTTAACTCTCAGAGACATACAAAAATGCGTATCGCCAGAATTTCAAATCCGTTCGGTCCAGGACAGGATTATCATAAAGGTGTTGGCTTTGTAGATGCTGCAATTAAGAAGTCTATCTGTAAGGAAACTCTGGAAATATGGGGGGATGGCGAAAACATCAGAGACTATATCTATATTGAAGATGTGTGTAAGATGTTAGAGGCTCTTGTTGATTATGAAGGTGAAGAAGAAGTCTTCAATTTGAGTTCTAATGAAGGAATCAGTCAAAATATGGTAATAGATATTTTGAAAAAGATAGATGGTGAATTTGAAGTTGCATATAAACCAGCCAGAAGTGTAGATGTAAGAAAAATCGTATTGGATAATTCGAAAATAAAACAAATCTATAAAGGTGAGATTAGAACATTTGAAACAGGTGTAAAAGAATATTATAGTTATTTGACGAATAAAATAAATAGTGGCAGGAAGTAG
- a CDS encoding glycosyltransferase family 2 protein: MNPKISIILPNYNNEKYLKEAIESVLNQTYTNFELIIVDDASTDGSLKIIRAFDDKRIKVITSEVNRHVAYASNLGIKYASGEYIAKIDSDDIWENQKLEKQIEFMENHKEYGGCFTKVNIIDEKSEDANIKYKVIFDLFEKAKNQSQKEWLRFFLSEGNCLCNSSSLIRKCIFEKIDGFFNLAYVGAEDYELWVRTVIRYPIYVLDERLVRYRWEEDSENKISGLTKEKVYAAINLQMMLKSYIFDYMTDEEFVKYFKEDFINENSKTTQEIECEKAQCLLKCTGEEVNFLGLQRFDQILRNPEMLDILEKNMNFALPDFYKNLRVRNFGIPKEVEEKEAYIKRLEEEIMNSRNTIHNLEMQIEMKNNEMTESENKWETLIDSYELSNSWKITKPLRVAGSFIKKKSKK, from the coding sequence ATGAATCCCAAAATAAGTATAATTTTACCAAATTACAATAATGAAAAATATTTGAAAGAAGCAATTGAAAGTGTTTTAAACCAAACATATACAAATTTTGAGCTAATTATAGTCGATGATGCATCAACGGATGGATCGTTGAAAATTATAAGGGCATTTGACGATAAAAGAATAAAGGTTATAACATCGGAAGTGAATCGTCACGTGGCATATGCCTCAAACCTTGGAATAAAATATGCAAGTGGAGAGTATATTGCTAAAATTGACAGTGATGATATATGGGAAAATCAAAAATTAGAAAAGCAAATAGAATTTATGGAAAATCATAAAGAATATGGGGGATGTTTTACAAAAGTAAATATTATAGATGAAAAATCGGAAGATGCCAATATAAAATATAAGGTGATTTTTGATTTGTTTGAGAAAGCAAAAAATCAATCTCAAAAAGAGTGGCTAAGATTTTTTCTGTCAGAAGGGAATTGTTTATGTAATTCTTCGTCGTTAATAAGAAAATGTATATTTGAAAAAATAGACGGATTTTTTAATCTTGCATATGTAGGAGCTGAAGATTATGAACTTTGGGTTAGAACGGTAATTCGATATCCGATTTATGTTTTGGATGAGAGATTAGTAAGATACAGATGGGAAGAAGATTCAGAAAACAAAATAAGCGGTTTGACTAAAGAAAAAGTCTATGCTGCAATTAATCTTCAGATGATGTTGAAAAGCTATATTTTTGATTATATGACAGATGAAGAATTTGTGAAATATTTTAAGGAAGATTTCATAAATGAAAATTCAAAGACTACTCAGGAAATAGAGTGCGAAAAAGCGCAGTGTTTATTAAAATGTACCGGAGAAGAAGTGAATTTTTTGGGATTGCAAAGGTTTGATCAGATATTGAGAAATCCTGAAATGTTAGATATATTAGAAAAGAACATGAACTTCGCATTGCCAGACTTTTATAAAAATTTAAGAGTCCGAAATTTTGGAATACCTAAAGAAGTTGAAGAAAAAGAGGCGTATATAAAAAGATTAGAGGAAGAAATTATGAATAGTAGAAATACTATACATAATTTAGAAATGCAAATAGAAATGAAAAATAATGAGATGACAGAGTCTGAAAATAAATGGGAAACGCTGATTGATTCGTACGAATTATCAAATTCTTGGAAGATTACAAAACCATTGAGAGTTGCAGGTTCGTTTATAAAGAAAAAATCAAAGAAATAG
- a CDS encoding MerR family transcriptional regulator produces the protein MKKPGYYSSGEFARMAHVTLRTIRYYDKQNILKPSYVTEAGARFYTDEDFARLQQILLLKYLGFSLDDIRDMTIDDADYHFMLNSLNIQLKLVRDRIEQMQLVEQAIQDTSDLIKKEHSIDWSQMLNLIHLTGMEKSMKNQYQDASNISARINLHSLYSQNKQGWFPWIFEQLELTPGMKILELGCGDGTLWNVDRNKIPEQTEIVVSDVSDGMLRDARRTIGADDVRFKFCVFDAERIPYDADSFDLVIANHVLFYCEDIPKVCQEVRRVLKPHGRFICSTYGNNHMREVSELVQKFDDRIVLAAENLYERFGKENGKEILRADFDKIEWRQYEDSLIVPEPEPLISYILSCHGNQGQYILDHYKEFQSYVRKKTEGGFHITKDAGIFVGYNG, from the coding sequence ATGAAAAAGCCAGGCTACTATTCATCCGGTGAATTTGCCCGCATGGCCCATGTGACCCTACGGACAATTCGCTATTATGACAAACAGAATATATTAAAACCATCCTACGTCACAGAAGCGGGTGCAAGATTCTACACAGACGAAGACTTCGCCAGACTGCAGCAGATATTACTTTTGAAATATCTGGGCTTTTCTCTGGATGATATCCGTGATATGACGATTGACGATGCAGACTACCACTTTATGCTCAATTCTCTTAATATCCAGTTGAAATTAGTCCGTGACCGTATTGAGCAGATGCAGCTGGTGGAACAGGCAATTCAGGACACATCAGATCTGATAAAGAAAGAACATTCCATCGATTGGAGCCAGATGCTGAATCTGATTCATTTGACCGGTATGGAGAAGAGTATGAAGAATCAGTATCAGGATGCGTCGAATATTTCTGCAAGAATCAATCTTCACAGCCTGTATTCACAGAACAAACAGGGGTGGTTTCCGTGGATTTTTGAACAACTGGAATTGACGCCGGGGATGAAGATTTTAGAGTTGGGATGCGGAGACGGTACACTCTGGAATGTGGACAGGAATAAAATCCCGGAACAGACAGAGATTGTAGTATCGGATGTATCGGACGGAATGTTAAGAGATGCAAGGCGTACGATTGGAGCAGATGATGTCAGATTCAAGTTCTGTGTATTTGACGCGGAAAGAATACCATATGATGCAGATTCATTTGATCTTGTGATAGCGAATCATGTACTGTTCTATTGTGAGGATATTCCGAAAGTCTGCCAGGAAGTAAGAAGGGTATTGAAGCCGCATGGCAGGTTTATCTGTAGTACATATGGCAATAATCATATGAGAGAAGTGAGTGAGTTGGTTCAGAAGTTCGATGACCGGATCGTACTGGCGGCAGAGAATCTGTATGAGCGTTTTGGAAAAGAGAATGGAAAAGAGATCCTTCGGGCGGATTTTGATAAGATAGAGTGGAGACAGTATGAAGATTCGCTCATCGTGCCAGAGCCGGAGCCGCTGATTTCTTATATCCTGTCCTGTCATGGCAATCAGGGGCAGTATATTCTGGATCATTACAAGGAGTTCCAGTCTTATGTGCGGAAGAAGACGGAAGGTGGATTTCATATTACGAAAGATGCAGGGATTTTTGTTGGGTATAATGGTTGA
- a CDS encoding acyltransferase family protein → MCWWCYLWRYLRYSIFLHFRCITILFYNHSEIDDLKLFYKKRALSIFPAFYIAWGLMYIRDVLRYKSLFYRGNPASIILSLIGMDGYLAFKINDYYILGEWFIGAIILLYILYPLLTWMKREYKWVTFGLVILLYILSLKINLTGMVSFRMLPSCLISFYAGMLFVEHRKSAEKYWWIAGILLVILKCIEPGNMNIKGHIAGFLMAYMLYGIGTYLMKINIINKVMKFIGGDRYFGCCFKTGMQNNHVFRKSTKEKYCLIKMYDKI, encoded by the coding sequence TTGTGTTGGTGGTGTTACCTATGGAGATATTTACGTTACAGTATTTTTCTTCATTTCAGGTGCATTACTATTTTATTTTATAATCATAGTGAAATAGATGATTTAAAATTATTTTATAAAAAAAGAGCATTATCTATCTTCCCGGCATTTTATATTGCATGGGGATTAATGTATATAAGGGATGTGCTGAGATATAAAAGTTTGTTTTACAGAGGAAACCCGGCCAGCATTATTTTGTCTTTGATTGGAATGGATGGATACCTTGCATTTAAGATAAATGATTATTATATTCTAGGAGAATGGTTTATAGGTGCGATTATCCTCCTCTATATTTTATATCCATTACTTACGTGGATGAAGAGAGAATATAAGTGGGTTACATTTGGTTTAGTGATTCTTCTTTACATACTTTCCCTGAAAATTAATTTAACGGGGATGGTATCTTTTCGGATGTTACCATCCTGTCTGATTAGTTTTTATGCAGGTATGCTTTTTGTTGAACACAGAAAAAGTGCTGAAAAATACTGGTGGATCGCAGGAATTTTATTAGTGATTTTGAAATGCATTGAACCGGGCAATATGAATATAAAAGGACATATCGCAGGTTTCCTTATGGCATATATGTTATATGGTATTGGTACTTATTTAATGAAAATAAATATTATAAACAAGGTGATGAAATTTATTGGCGGTGACCGGTATTTCGGCTGTTGTTTTAAAACAGGTATGCAAAACAATCATGTCTTTAGGAAGAGCACGAAAGAAAAATATTGCTTAATAAAAATGTATGACAAAATTTAA
- the rfbA gene encoding glucose-1-phosphate thymidylyltransferase RfbA: protein MKGIILAGGSGTRLYPLTMVTSKQLLPIYDKPMIYYPMSVLMNAGIRDILIISTPQDTPRFQELLGDGHQFGVNLSYAVQPSPDGLAQAFIIGEEFIGDDTVAMVLGDNIFAGHGLNKRLKAAVENAETGKGATVFGYYVDDPERFGIVEFDHEGKAISIEEKPAQPKSNYCVTGLYFYDNNVVKYAKELKPSARGELEITDLNRVYLEQGNLNVELLGQGFTWLDTGTHESLVDATNFVKTVETHQHRKIACLEEIAYLNGWISKDEIMEVYEVLKKNQYGQYLKDVLDGKYRENLY, encoded by the coding sequence ATGAAAGGAATTATTTTAGCAGGTGGTTCAGGCACACGTCTGTATCCATTAACAATGGTAACATCAAAGCAGTTACTGCCAATCTATGACAAACCGATGATCTATTATCCAATGTCAGTGCTGATGAACGCAGGCATTCGTGATATCCTGATCATCTCAACACCACAGGATACACCAAGATTCCAAGAACTGTTAGGAGACGGACATCAGTTTGGTGTGAATCTGTCTTATGCAGTACAGCCAAGCCCGGACGGACTTGCTCAGGCATTTATCATCGGAGAAGAATTCATCGGTGATGATACAGTAGCAATGGTTCTCGGAGATAACATTTTTGCAGGTCATGGACTGAATAAACGTCTGAAAGCTGCTGTTGAGAATGCAGAGACCGGAAAGGGAGCTACTGTATTTGGATATTATGTAGATGATCCGGAACGTTTCGGTATCGTAGAATTTGATCACGAAGGAAAAGCTATTTCCATCGAAGAAAAACCGGCACAGCCAAAGAGTAACTACTGTGTAACAGGACTGTATTTCTATGACAACAACGTTGTAAAATATGCAAAAGAGTTAAAACCAAGTGCACGTGGAGAACTGGAGATTACAGATCTGAACCGTGTATATCTGGAACAGGGAAATCTGAATGTAGAACTTCTCGGACAGGGATTTACATGGCTGGATACAGGTACACACGAAAGTCTCGTTGATGCAACGAACTTCGTTAAGACTGTTGAGACACATCAGCATCGTAAAATCGCATGCCTGGAAGAGATCGCATACCTGAACGGATGGATCAGCAAGGACGAGATCATGGAAGTATATGAAGTCCTGAAAAAGAACCAGTACGGACAGTACCTAAAAGATGTACTGGACGGAAAATACAGAGAAAACCTGTACTAG
- the rfbB gene encoding dTDP-glucose 4,6-dehydratase produces MTIIVTGGAGFIGSNFVFHMLNKYPDYRIVCLDCLTYAGNLSTLEPVMDNPNFRFVKESITDREAVYKLFEEEKPDMVVNFAAESHVDRSIENPEVFLDTNIKGTAVLMDACRKYGIKRYHQVSTDEVYGDLPLDRPDLFFTEETPIHTSSPYSSSKAAADLLVLAYHRTYGLPVTISRCSNNYGPYHFPEKLIPLMIANALNDKPLPVYGEGLNVRDWLYVEDHCKAIDLIIHNGRVGEVYNVGGHNEKTNIEIVKIICKELGKPESLITHVADRKGHDMRYAIDPTKIHNELGWLPETKFEDGIKKTIKWYLENKEWWETIISGEYQNYYEKMYAHREEI; encoded by the coding sequence ATGACAATTATCGTAACCGGAGGAGCCGGATTTATCGGAAGTAACTTTGTATTTCACATGTTAAACAAATACCCAGACTATCGTATCGTTTGTCTGGACTGCCTGACATATGCAGGTAACTTATCTACACTGGAGCCTGTAATGGACAATCCGAATTTCCGCTTTGTAAAAGAAAGTATTACAGATCGTGAAGCAGTTTACAAATTATTTGAAGAAGAGAAACCAGATATGGTTGTAAACTTTGCAGCAGAAAGTCATGTAGACCGTTCTATCGAAAATCCGGAAGTATTCCTGGATACAAACATTAAAGGTACTGCAGTTCTGATGGATGCCTGCAGAAAATATGGTATCAAACGTTACCATCAGGTATCTACAGATGAAGTATATGGAGATCTGCCGCTTGACAGACCAGACCTGTTCTTCACAGAGGAGACACCAATCCACACAAGCAGCCCATACAGCTCATCTAAGGCAGCAGCAGACCTGTTAGTTCTTGCTTATCACAGAACATACGGACTGCCTGTAACGATCAGCAGATGCTCTAATAACTATGGACCATATCACTTCCCGGAGAAGCTGATCCCTCTGATGATCGCCAATGCACTGAATGACAAACCACTTCCGGTATATGGAGAAGGATTGAATGTACGTGACTGGTTATATGTAGAAGATCACTGCAAAGCAATCGACCTGATCATCCATAATGGAAGAGTCGGAGAAGTGTACAACGTAGGTGGACACAACGAAAAGACAAACATCGAGATCGTTAAGATCATCTGCAAAGAACTTGGAAAACCGGAAAGTCTGATTACACATGTTGCAGACCGTAAGGGACATGACATGCGTTATGCAATTGATCCGACTAAGATCCACAATGAACTTGGATGGCTTCCAGAGACTAAATTCGAAGATGGTATTAAGAAGACAATCAAATGGTATCTTGAGAACAAGGAATGGTGGGAGACAATCATTTCCGGAGAATACCAGAACTATTATGAGAAAATGTATGCTCACCGAGAGGAGATTTAA
- the rfbD gene encoding dTDP-4-dehydrorhamnose reductase codes for MKVLVTGVGGQLGHDVMNELASRGYEGIGSDIKETYSGIQDGTAVTTMPYVPMDITDAASVEKVLTEAAPDVVVHCAAWTAVDLAEDEDKKDIVKAVNATGTKNIADVCKKLDCKMVYISTDYVFDGQGTKAWEPDCKDYKPLNVYGESKLAGELAVSETLDKYFIVRIAWVFGKNGKNFIKTMLNVAKTHDTLKVVNDQIGTPTYTFDLARLLVDMIETDKYGYYHATNEGGYISWYDFTKEIFRQATALGHEEYSEEKVTVLPVTTEEYGVSKAARPFNSRLDKSKLAENGFTPLPTWQDALGRYLKEIEF; via the coding sequence ATGAAAGTATTAGTGACGGGTGTTGGCGGACAGCTTGGTCATGATGTGATGAACGAACTGGCATCCCGCGGATATGAGGGAATCGGTTCGGACATCAAAGAAACATACAGCGGAATTCAGGATGGTACAGCGGTGACAACAATGCCGTATGTACCGATGGATATCACAGATGCAGCTTCGGTAGAAAAAGTCCTGACAGAGGCTGCTCCGGATGTAGTGGTACATTGTGCGGCATGGACAGCCGTTGATCTTGCGGAAGATGAAGATAAGAAAGACATCGTAAAAGCTGTCAATGCAACAGGAACAAAGAATATTGCAGATGTATGCAAGAAACTGGACTGTAAGATGGTTTACATCAGCACAGACTATGTATTCGACGGACAGGGAACGAAAGCATGGGAACCGGATTGCAAAGATTACAAACCTCTGAACGTATACGGAGAAAGTAAACTGGCGGGAGAACTTGCAGTGTCTGAGACTCTGGATAAGTATTTTATCGTACGTATCGCATGGGTATTTGGAAAGAATGGAAAGAACTTTATCAAGACAATGTTAAATGTGGCAAAGACACATGATACATTAAAGGTTGTAAATGACCAGATCGGAACACCGACCTATACATTTGACCTTGCAAGACTTCTTGTTGACATGATAGAGACAGATAAATATGGTTACTACCATGCAACCAACGAAGGCGGATATATCAGCTGGTATGACTTTACGAAAGAAATCTTCCGTCAGGCAACAGCACTTGGACATGAAGAATATAGTGAAGAGAAAGTAACCGTTCTTCCTGTAACAACAGAAGAATATGGAGTGTCAAAAGCTGCGAGACCTTTTAACAGCAGACTGGATAAGAGTAAGCTTGCAGAAAATGGATTTACCCCACTTCCGACATGGCAGGATGCGCTTGGAAGATATCTGAAAGAAATCGAATTCTAA
- the rfbC gene encoding dTDP-4-dehydrorhamnose 3,5-epimerase, with amino-acid sequence MGQIKVEKNAGGIQGLCVIEPTVHGDARGYFMETYNQKDMEEAGLTMQFVQDNQSCSTKGVLRGLHFQKEFPQGKLVRVVKGSVFDVAVDLRSDSETYGKWFGVELTEENKKQFYIPEGFAHGFLVLSDIAEFCYKCTDFYHPGDEGGLAWNDPEIGIEWPTLTGEYKGTASGEGYALEDGTALNLSEKDQLWVGLKDTFHF; translated from the coding sequence ATGGGACAGATTAAAGTAGAAAAAAATGCAGGCGGTATCCAGGGACTTTGTGTGATCGAACCAACGGTACACGGTGACGCAAGAGGATACTTTATGGAGACATACAACCAGAAAGACATGGAGGAAGCCGGACTTACAATGCAGTTCGTTCAGGACAATCAATCATGCTCAACAAAAGGAGTTTTAAGAGGATTACATTTCCAGAAAGAATTTCCACAGGGCAAACTGGTACGAGTCGTAAAAGGTTCTGTATTTGATGTTGCTGTAGACTTGAGAAGTGACAGTGAGACATACGGAAAATGGTTCGGTGTGGAGCTGACAGAAGAAAATAAGAAACAGTTCTATATTCCGGAAGGATTCGCACATGGATTCCTGGTATTGAGTGATATTGCTGAGTTCTGCTACAAATGTACAGACTTCTATCACCCGGGAGATGAAGGCGGTCTTGCATGGAACGATCCTGAGATCGGTATCGAGTGGCCGACACTGACAGGAGAGTACAAAGGAACAGCTTCCGGTGAAGGATATGCACTGGAAGATGGAACTGCGCTGAACTTAAGCGAAAAAGATCAGCTCTGGGTTGGATTAAAGGATACATTCCATTTTTAA